One part of the Lycium ferocissimum isolate CSIRO_LF1 chromosome 8, AGI_CSIRO_Lferr_CH_V1, whole genome shotgun sequence genome encodes these proteins:
- the LOC132066989 gene encoding LIM domain-containing protein PLIM2b: protein MAFTGTLDKCKACDKTVYFVDLLSADGATFHKSCFKCSHCKGTLVMSNYSSMDGVLYCKPHFEQLFKESGNFSKNFQTSKPERENSLTKAPSKLSALFSGTQDKCAACDKTVYPLEKVTMEGEAFHKSCFKCAHGGCPLTHATYAALDGVLYCKHHFAQLFMEKGNYQHVLKAANNKKSAVAPVDDDDNNNEELAHDKADDDEQPDKKEPDDDDKQPQEES from the exons atGGCATTCACAGGGACATTGGATAAATGCAAAGCTTGTGATAAGACAGTTTATTTTGTTGATTTGCTGTCTGCTGATGGAGCTACTTTCCATAAGTCCTGCTTCAAATGTAGCCATTGCAAAGGCACTCTTGTG ATGAGCAACTACTCATCCATGGATGGAGTCCTCTACTGCAAGCCACATTTCGAACAACTTTTTAAGGAATCTGGAAATTTTAGCAAGAACTTTCAGACTT CCAAGCCTGAGAGGGAAAATTCGCTG ACAAAGGCTCCAAGCAAACTATCTGCCTTGTTCTCTGGAACCCAAGACAAATGTGCTGCTTGCGACAAAACTGTTTACCCTCTGGAAAAG GTAACAATGGAGGGAGAAGCATTCCACAAATCATGCTTCAAGTGTGCTCATGGAGGTTGTCCGTTAACTCATGCTACATATGCTGCACTTGACGGAGTCCTCTATTGCAAGCACCATTTTGCACAACTTTTCATGGAGAAAGGAAATTACCAGCATGTCCTCAAGGCTGCAAATAACAAGAAGAGTGCTGTGGCACCTgtcgatgatgatgataataacaatGAAGAGCTTGCTCATGACAAGGCAGATGATGATGAACAGCCAGATAAGAAGGAacctgatgatgatgataagcaaCCACAAGAAGAATCTTGA